A window from Flavobacterium gyeonganense encodes these proteins:
- a CDS encoding DUF4870 domain-containing protein — protein MEKTPEKNTAAFTHLSTLSQYIIPFGNYIFPLIIWTSYKDKSEFTDHHGKQALNFQLSLLLYTLILALIAIPIFVTVVLQNLPIEAIINDEDFVIRNFNFEGNIGLLSIGATAVLLFGVLKFVEFFLVIYASIKASNGELYKYPLTIPFIK, from the coding sequence ATGGAAAAAACACCAGAAAAGAACACAGCAGCATTTACTCATTTGAGTACTTTAAGTCAGTACATTATTCCGTTTGGGAATTATATTTTTCCACTTATCATCTGGACAAGCTATAAAGATAAATCTGAATTTACAGATCACCACGGAAAACAGGCTTTGAACTTTCAGTTAAGCTTATTGCTTTACACTTTGATTTTAGCACTTATTGCAATCCCGATTTTTGTGACTGTGGTTTTACAAAATCTTCCAATCGAAGCAATTATTAACGATGAAGATTTTGTTATTAGAAATTTTAATTTTGAAGGAAATATTGGTCTTTTAAGTATTGGTGCAACAGCCGTTTTACTTTTTGGGGTTTTAAAATTTGTTGAATTCTTTTTAGTGATTTATGCTTCGATAAAAGCTTCGAACGGAGAATTATACAAATATCCGCTAACGATTCCTTTTATAAAATAA
- a CDS encoding PadR family transcriptional regulator — MNIENTKAQMRKGVLEFCILSVLKEKDAYTSEILDTLKNAKLLVVEGTVYPLLTRLKNDGLLNYRWEESTSGPPRKYYGLTEIGQTFLNELSGTWTELSDAVKLITNQNQ, encoded by the coding sequence ATGAACATTGAAAACACAAAAGCACAGATGCGCAAAGGTGTTCTTGAGTTTTGCATCTTATCAGTATTAAAAGAAAAAGACGCATATACATCTGAAATATTAGACACTTTAAAAAACGCAAAATTATTAGTTGTTGAGGGAACTGTTTACCCTTTACTTACCAGACTAAAAAACGACGGTTTACTGAATTATCGCTGGGAAGAATCGACCTCTGGGCCACCAAGAAAATATTATGGTTTAACCGAAATAGGACAAACATTTTTAAATGAATTAAGCGGAACCTGGACAGAATTATCAGATGCCGTAAAACTAATCACCAATCAAAATCAATAA